The following nucleotide sequence is from Peribacillus sp. ACCC06369.
TCAAATGCTGCAAACTGGAGATACTCCTGCTGGGTCCATCATTCCACATCATTTTGTTGAAAGGCATTCTTGCAGATCGATCAAGCAAGGTTCGATGGCCATGACTTATTAAACGAAAAGGGCATTGCGTAAAAGCAATGCCCTTTTGCTAGAAATGTACGCTGAAACTTTGAAATGTATGTACACCCGTTCCGTGTCTGACTAAGTTATTCTCTTTAAGATATTGAATGGCCGTAAGTATTTCACAAAAAATCTTTGGTTCAAGGCCGAGTTGGTTGTGTCCACCATAGATTTTGGAGACTTTCTGGATCGAAGCGATTTTTTCTAACGAATTCACAAGGTCTTCAGGGCTTGTCGAGGGATAAAATGCATAAACTGGAGTATCTGAATAAAGCAGGTCACCAGTAAATAAATAACCAGTTTCATGATCCAAAATAGAGATGTGGCCAGGTGAATGCCCAGGTGTGTGATAAATGCCTAAACTGCGGTTCCCAAGATCAATGGTGTCCCCATCCGATAAGAGTTTATCCGGGTACCCCTGGTATGGCTTGTATGTATCAGGGTCGAAAGACTTCGGTACGGGTATAGTGATATCCCGTGCCATGTCTTTTCTTATTTGTTCCAAAGACAAACCTTTAATGCCGTTGATCAGCCAATCGGCATCATCACCATGAACATAAATTGTATCATAATCCCCATGTCCGCCAATATGATCCGCATGCACATGTGTGGTCAGGACGATTATCGGAAGTTCGGTAAGCTGGTCCGTAATCCGCTTAATCGGCACGATGCCTAATCCTGTATCGATTAACGCAGCTTGGATCTCCCCAATTAGTAAAAAGGAATGAACTTTCTCCCAATGACCATATTCGCTAATTGCAAACGTCTTTGAGCCCAATTCCTGAACGGTGAACCATGGGTCTACAATATTTTTCAAATGACACCACTCCTTCCATACCCAATATTTCCGTGTTAACTGGAAATATCCTGCTTGAAAAAAGCAAAAGCAGTGGATTTCAATTTGCGACGAAATCCACTGCGTTTGA
It contains:
- a CDS encoding MBL fold metallo-hydrolase produces the protein MKNIVDPWFTVQELGSKTFAISEYGHWEKVHSFLLIGEIQAALIDTGLGIVPIKRITDQLTELPIIVLTTHVHADHIGGHGDYDTIYVHGDDADWLINGIKGLSLEQIRKDMARDITIPVPKSFDPDTYKPYQGYPDKLLSDGDTIDLGNRSLGIYHTPGHSPGHISILDHETGYLFTGDLLYSDTPVYAFYPSTSPEDLVNSLEKIASIQKVSKIYGGHNQLGLEPKIFCEILTAIQYLKENNLVRHGTGVHTFQSFSVHF